The Triticum urartu cultivar G1812 chromosome 5, Tu2.1, whole genome shotgun sequence genome contains the following window.
GTTGACTGTTGAGCAGTATACACCACAGTGGCAAAATGAGAAGGTTTCACAATTCAGATCACCAGTACACCCAGCCCCTATAACCAAAACCAACACAATTCACACTTCAGCTGTATTTACACACTTACACACCACACCATGGGTTAGGTTCATCTAAAACCCGGTAACTACTTACACCATAAGAACaacaccaaaaacccaaaccgAAAACCGGTGCCTGCCCTGCCTACTCGGCCAGATCCCTATGTACAACGTATCTGAAGTTGGACTTGTAAGGCAGCCACTCCACACACTTGTCGATCCGTTTCCTGAGCCGGTGCTGGAGCTGTGCCATCTCCTTCCGCTGGGTCTCCGATGTGCTCTCGCACACCAGCTCCACGAGGTGGCGCAGCTCGAGCGCCGCGTCCTTGGCGTAGTAGTGGAGCACCTTGGGCAGCAGGAGGGCCTGCTTCTTCACCGTGATGTTGGCCTGGATGAACTCGGTCCGGGCTCGCTCCAGCTGGTGGTGGATCTTCTTGGCAGTGTACAGCCGCACCTGCCACACGGTGAATTTCATGGTAAGATTTTACACGAGGACAAGGCATGGGCAATGGCAATAAAGGTTGGAGATGCTGAGGAGCTTACGGGCGGGTCTGAAAATGTTCCTGTGGAGAGCACGAAATGCGCTATTGGCTCGGAATGATGAAGGGCGTAGGGGTGCCTCGCCGTCGACCCTGCCAGGGATCTTTTTGCTGGCGTGAACAGCGCGCGAACCCACTGTGAAGGTAATGCTGGTTAGTGTGTTTGTTCTTGTTAATAGGGCATTTCATGTTTTGCGTGTCGTAGAAGCAGGTCATAGTGTCATACCAATGATGGACGATGGGATTGGCATCCGAGAATCGAGTTCTGAATAGTTTGCGCATTTACTGATTCACCACCCACATTGTACGCAGCCTGATAATTCATTTGGTTCAGATGCTCAGGCACTTTCAGATTATGAGTAGAATAAGATAGGCTATAAAATGTACCTTCAGAATCATGTCAGTGCTCTTCAGGCGTTTATCGTGTATCCCATAGGCCAGAAAAGCCTGTATGTCACAAGGCAGTATATAGGTTAGAAATGAGATCTGATTTCTGAGGTTAACCATCCACACAACAAAAGGTAACTAATATGTCCTTTGAGTGTAGAGCAATACATGCATGACTAAAGCATTGTGGATGTTGATCCAAAAGCAGAGCTGCTCCTCATGTGTCATCTTTGTTGGATCAACTTTTTCGAGCCGCTGTATCAGGGACCTGGATGCAGTAGAAATATTTTATAGGTTAGTGACTGAAGCCTTGCATCTTAACTTAAATTCCAGTATAGAACAATCAATGTTCCTCTTGTTTTTTCTGTTGCTTACCTGATAGTCTCCAGCATTTTTGACGCATATTCAAACTTGTCAGCGTCTATATGTATCCTTGGAACAATGATCATGCCTATGTTTTGCTCACTATTCTCTTTTCTGGATGGATATTGGCGAGGGCTTGTGGTGGCATCGAAGGTATACCGAGGGCTCCAGCTATCATTACGGCGCCTCGGCGAGAAGGTACTTGAAGATGAAACAGAATGACTTGGTGAAGTCACGGACTCGGCATCTTGAGATGGCGTGCTTGCAAGTTTGCAGTAGACCGAAGCAATGCA
Protein-coding sequences here:
- the LOC125509869 gene encoding uncharacterized protein LOC125509869 isoform X1 produces the protein MERAWRSGALSETASCADTPRSGSGHSSCNRQHRHSQSMLRTREAAVDMSPRFSYCKPTINRDSKMLHRRHSLNLPEQSLPGRHSRKTTERTQKATSKSIADLAGEIAALEQEVIRKELHLLTLYRRAFDQHLPDSCSFFSEQVDQEAIKSIDEGALRLRDIKQSAAFNLPTVSDSMSEVSSRPASKHSSLVNFLNASISDYVPKISCKLSARIILGCIASVYCKLASTPSQDAESVTSPSHSVSSSSTFSPRRRNDSWSPRYTFDATTSPRQYPSRKENSEQNIGMIIVPRIHIDADKFEYASKMLETIRSLIQRLEKVDPTKMTHEEQLCFWINIHNALVMHAFLAYGIHDKRLKSTDMILKAAYNVGGESVNAQTIQNSILGCQSHRPSLWVRALFTPAKRSLAGSTARHPYALHHSEPIAHFVLSTGTFSDPPVRLYTAKKIHHQLERARTEFIQANITVKKQALLLPKVLHYYAKDAALELRHLVELVCESTSETQRKEMAQLQHRLRKRIDKCVEWLPYKSNFRYVVHRDLAE
- the LOC125509869 gene encoding uncharacterized protein LOC125509869 isoform X2, whose protein sequence is MERAWRSGALSETASCADTPRSGSGHSSCNRQHRHSQSMLRTREAAVDMSPRFSYCKPTINRDSKMLHRRHSLNLPEQSLPGRHSRKTTERTQKATSKSIADLAGEIAALEQEVIRKELHLLTLYRRAFDQHLPDSCSFFSEVDQEAIKSIDEGALRLRDIKQSAAFNLPTVSDSMSEVSSRPASKHSSLVNFLNASISDYVPKISCKLSARIILGCIASVYCKLASTPSQDAESVTSPSHSVSSSSTFSPRRRNDSWSPRYTFDATTSPRQYPSRKENSEQNIGMIIVPRIHIDADKFEYASKMLETIRSLIQRLEKVDPTKMTHEEQLCFWINIHNALVMHAFLAYGIHDKRLKSTDMILKAAYNVGGESVNAQTIQNSILGCQSHRPSLWVRALFTPAKRSLAGSTARHPYALHHSEPIAHFVLSTGTFSDPPVRLYTAKKIHHQLERARTEFIQANITVKKQALLLPKVLHYYAKDAALELRHLVELVCESTSETQRKEMAQLQHRLRKRIDKCVEWLPYKSNFRYVVHRDLAE